The genomic window GCGAGCCAGAGATTCTGGATGGCGCAGACCGTGGAATAGCTATCCATCCGGGGATTGTGCGTGCGCCCCAGCACAACGCTGCCGCTGCGCGTGGGATCTGAGGTCACGCAGATCCCGAGCGGCGCCTCGACGATGCCCTCGAGCTTGAGCGAGCGATATGTCTGCCGCCGCTCACCCTCGAACATCAGCGTCGCCTCCTCATTCGCCTTTACGAAGGCATCGCGCACCCGTGCCCTCACCTCGGCGCTTCTGACCAGAATGAAATTCCACGGCTGCATGAAGCCGACGGACGGCGCGTGATGCGCGGCGTTCAGCAGCCGCTCCACGACGTCGTCGGGCAAAGGATCGGGCAGAAACTGGCTGCGCACGTCACGCCGCGTCATGATCGCGTGATAGACGGCCTCGCGTTCGGCCAAGGAAAAACCGGATGCCGCCGAAAGGGCATCCTTATCTAAGGGTCGCATCGTCAAATCCCCAACAAC from Rhizobium sp. Pop5 includes these protein-coding regions:
- the bluB gene encoding 5,6-dimethylbenzimidazole synthase, whose protein sequence is MRPLDKDALSAASGFSLAEREAVYHAIMTRRDVRSQFLPDPLPDDVVERLLNAAHHAPSVGFMQPWNFILVRSAEVRARVRDAFVKANEEATLMFEGERRQTYRSLKLEGIVEAPLGICVTSDPTRSGSVVLGRTHNPRMDSYSTVCAIQNLWLAARAEGIGIGWVSIFREGDLKTILGIPEHIEVVAWLCAGFVDRLYEEPELAVKGWRQRVPLEELVFYDGWGRSER